The Sphingomonas sinipercae genome contains a region encoding:
- a CDS encoding helix-turn-helix domain-containing protein — translation MTNSLNTPAADCPERIAYSIKEAAAVSGLGRTTIYSLIAQGELRRTKIGQRTLIPRAELERILQVDSA, via the coding sequence ATGACTAATTCTCTGAACACGCCTGCTGCCGATTGCCCAGAACGCATTGCCTATTCGATCAAAGAAGCGGCAGCGGTTTCTGGACTCGGCCGGACCACGATCTACAGCCTCATAGCGCAAGGTGAACTGCGACGGACGAAGATCGGCCAACGTACGCTCATTCCGCGAGCAGAGCTGGAGCGTATCCTTCAAGTCGACAGCGCTTGA
- a CDS encoding tyrosine-type recombinase/integrase produces MPFEALPSFMAGLQAKRGTGAEALWFLIHTAARSGEVRGATWDEISLSDKLWRIPGERMKAKKPHTVPLSEPVLSRLRELSSARRGVPGELLFPGQAGRPLSDMTLTKVLRSCFNGEATVHGFRSSFRDWVAERNPLVSDAIAEAALAHTNPNKVESAYRRTDFLQQRAPLMANWTDYLQAKPAKLSG; encoded by the coding sequence ATGCCATTCGAGGCCCTGCCGTCGTTCATGGCGGGGCTTCAGGCGAAGCGAGGCACTGGTGCTGAGGCGCTATGGTTCCTCATCCACACAGCCGCTAGGTCCGGTGAGGTCCGGGGCGCGACTTGGGATGAAATATCCCTCAGTGACAAGCTATGGAGAATTCCCGGCGAGCGCATGAAGGCAAAGAAGCCGCACACAGTGCCTCTTTCAGAGCCGGTACTCTCAAGACTGAGGGAGCTAAGCAGTGCACGGAGGGGAGTGCCGGGGGAGCTTCTCTTTCCGGGTCAGGCCGGACGTCCACTCTCGGATATGACACTGACGAAGGTTCTGAGGTCCTGCTTCAACGGGGAGGCGACCGTTCACGGGTTTAGATCGAGCTTCAGAGATTGGGTTGCAGAGCGGAATCCGCTCGTAAGCGATGCCATCGCAGAAGCCGCGCTGGCGCATACCAATCCGAATAAGGTTGAGAGCGCGTACCGCAGAACGGATTTTCTCCAGCAGCGTGCGCCGCTCATGGCGAATTGGACGGACTACCTCCAGGCCAAGCCAGCCAAGCTTTCCGGCTGA
- a CDS encoding response regulator: MSELQRIMLVEDDPDIAVLAGIALQDFGGFEFRHFSSGSEALANVADFAPDLVILDYRMPEMNGGEVLAALRASEAGRLIPVMFMTASLMPRHVEALIEAGAIAVLPKPFDPLTLADEVTKAWQRGKGTSAGIAG, encoded by the coding sequence ATGAGTGAGCTCCAGCGGATCATGCTGGTCGAAGACGACCCCGACATTGCGGTCCTTGCCGGCATTGCGCTCCAGGATTTTGGCGGGTTCGAGTTTCGGCACTTTTCCAGCGGCAGCGAAGCGCTGGCCAACGTCGCGGACTTCGCGCCCGACCTTGTCATCCTCGATTATCGGATGCCGGAAATGAACGGCGGGGAAGTGTTGGCGGCGCTTCGAGCAAGCGAGGCCGGAAGGCTGATCCCGGTGATGTTCATGACCGCGAGCCTGATGCCCCGCCACGTCGAAGCCTTGATCGAGGCCGGGGCAATCGCCGTGCTGCCCAAGCCCTTCGACCCGCTGACCTTGGCGGACGAAGTCACCAAGGCGTGGCAGCGCGGCAAAGGAACGTCGGCCGGAATCGCCGGGTAA